Proteins encoded by one window of Pan troglodytes isolate AG18354 chromosome 16, NHGRI_mPanTro3-v2.0_pri, whole genome shotgun sequence:
- the GOLGA6B gene encoding golgin subfamily A member 6B isoform X1 codes for MWPQPYLPPHPMILEETRQNKLAAAKKKLKEYQQRKSPGVPAGAKTKKKKTDSSPETTTSGGCHSPGDSQYQELAVALESSSVTINQLNENIESLKQQKKQVEHQLEEAKKTNNEIHKAQMEQLETINILTLEKADLKTTLYRTKRAARHFEEESKDLAGRLQYSLQRIQELERALCAVSTQQQEEDRSSSCSEAVLQRRLQQTIKERALLNTHVTQVTESLKQVQLERDEYAKHIKGERARWQERMWKMSVEARTLKEEKKCDIHRIQELERSLSELKNQMAKPPSLAPPAVTSVVEQLQDEAKHLRQEVEGLEGKLQSQVENNQALSLLSKEQKQRLQEQEEMLREQEAQRVREQERLCEQNERLREQQKTLQEQGERLRKQEQRLRKQEERLRKEEERLQKQEKRLWDQEERLWKKEERLQKQEERLALSQNHKLDKQLAEPQCSFEDLNNEKKSTLQLEQQVKELQEKLDEEPAASHQNQQLETQLSLVALPGEGDGGEHLDSEEEEAPRPMPNIPEDLESWEATSSFMDLPKEKADGTEQVERLELGFVQPSGATDGMRQSFTVYESQGAVPNTRHQEMEDVIRLAQKEEEMKVKLLELQELVLPLVGNHEGHGKFLIAAQNPADEPTPGAPAPQELGAAGEQDDFYEVSLDNNVEPAPGAAREGSLHDNPTAQQIVQLPPVMQDTQEHPGLPSKPRVPFFYQAAENREINIIIF; via the exons ATGTGGCCCCAACCctacctccctccccaccccatgatATTAGAAGAAACACGACAGAACAAATTGGCAGCAGccaagaaaaag CTAAAAGAATATCAGCAAAGGAAGAGCCCTGGTGTTCCAGCAGgagcaaagacaaaaaagaaaaaaactgacagTAGCCCTGAGACAACCACTTCTGGTGGTTGCCACTCACCTGGGGAC AGCCAGTACCAAGAACTAGCAGTAGCCCTGGAGTCAAGCTCCGTGACAATCAATCAACTCAATGAAAACATAGAATCATTG AAACAGCAGAAGAAACAAGTGGAACATCAGCTGGAAGAA gcaaagaaaacaaacaatgaaatacACAAAGCACAAATGGAGCAGTTAGAG ACAATCAACATCCTCACATTGGAAAAGGCAGACTTGAAGACCACCCTTTACCGTACTAAACGTGCTGCCCGACACTTCGAAG AAGAGTCCAAGGATCTGGCTGGCCGCCTGCAATACTCCTTACAGCGTATTCAAGAATTGGAGCGGGCTCTCTGTGCTGTGTCTACACAGCAGCAGGAAGAGGACAGG TCCTCGAGCTGCAGTGAAGCGGTCCTCCAGCGGCGGTTGCAGCAGACCATAAAGGAGCGGGCGCTGCTGAACACACACGTGACACAG GTGACAGAGTCACTAAAACAAGTCCAGCTAGAGCGAGACGAATACGCTAAACACATAAAAGGAGAGAGGGCCCGGTggcaggagaggatgtggaaaatgtCGGTGGAG GCTCGAACattgaaggaagagaagaagtgcGACATACATCGGATACAGGAGCTGGAGAGGAGCTTGTCTGAACTCAAAAACCAGATGG CTAAGCCCCCATCCCTGGCGCCCCCAGCAGTGACCTCTGTGGTGGAACAGCTACAAGATGAGGCCAAACacctgaggcaggaggtggaAGGTCTGGAGGGAAAGCTCCAATCCCAGGTGGAAAACAATCAGGCCTTGAGTCTCCTTAGCAAGGAACAAAAGCAGAGACTCCAGGAGCAGGAGGAGATGCTCCGAGAGCAGGAGGCGCAGAGAGTGCGGGAGCAGGAGAGACTGTGTGAACAAAACGAGAGGCTTCGGGAGCAGCAGAAGACGCTACAGGAGCAGGGTGAGAGGCTGCGAAAGCAGGAGCAGAGGCTACGCAAGCAGGAGGAGAGGCTgcgaaaggaggaggagaggctgcAAAAGCAGGAAAAGAGGCTGTGGGACCAGGAGGAGAGGCTGTGGAAGAAGGAGGAGAGGCTACAAAAGCAGGAGGAGAGGCTTGCGCTCTCCCAGAACCACAAGCTCGACAAGCAGCTGGCCGAGCCACAGTGCAGCTTCGAGGATCTG AACAACGAGAAAAAGAGCACACTGCAGCTGGAGCAGCAAGTAAAGGAGCTGCAGGAGAAGCTAGACGAG GAACCAGCTGCCAGCCACCAGAACCAACAGCTAGAGACCCAGCTAAGCCTCGTGGCTCTCCCTGGAGAAG GAGATGGAGGAGAACATCTGgacagtgaggaggaggaggcgccTCGGCCCATGCCAAACATCCCAGAGGACCTGGAGAGCTGGGAGGCCACG AGCAGCTTTATGGACCTCCCGAAGGAGAAGGCGGACGGGACGGAGCAGGTGGAGAGACTAGAGCTTGGATTCGTCCAGCCCTCTGGAGCGACAGATGGCATGA GACAGTCCTTCACCGTATATGAAAGCCAGGGGGCAGTGCCAAACACGCGGCACCAGGAGATGGAGGATGTCATCAGGCTGgcccagaaggaggaggagatgaaG GTGAAGCTGCTGGAGCTGCAAGAGTTGGTGTTGCCCCTTGTGGGCAACCATGAGGGGCATGGCAAATTCCTCATCGCTGCCCAGAACCCTGCTGATGAGCCCACTCCAGGGGCCCCAGCCCCCCAGGAACTTGGGGCTGCCGGTGAGCAGGATG ATTTTTATGAAGTGAGCCTGGACAACAATGTGGAGCCTGCACCAGGAGCGGCCAGGGAGGGTTCTCTCCATGACAACCCCACTGCACAGCAGATCGTGCAGCTGCCTCCTGTAATGCAGGACACCCAGGAGCACCCAGGCTTGCCCAGCAAACCCCGCGTGCCATTCTTTTACCAGGCAGCCGAGAACAGGGAGATAAACATCATCATCTTCTAA
- the GOLGA6B gene encoding golgin subfamily A member 6B isoform X2, whose product MWPQPYLPPHPMILEETRQNKLAAAKKKLKEYQQRKSPGVPAGAKTKKKKTDSSPETTTSGGCHSPGDSQYQELAVALESSSVTINQLNENIESLKQQKKQVEHQLEEAKKTNNEIHKAQMEQLETINILTLEKADLKTTLYRTKRAARHFEEESKDLAGRLQYSLQRIQELERALCAVSTQQQEEDRSSSCSEAVLQRRLQQTIKERALLNTHVTQVTESLKQVQLERDEYAKHIKGERARWQERMWKMSVEARTLKEEKKCDIHRIQELERSLSELKNQMAKPPSLAPPAVTSVVEQLQDEAKHLRQEVEGLEGKLQSQVENNQALSLLSKEQKQRLQEQEEMLREQEAQRVREQERLCEQNERLREQQKTLQEQGERLRKQEQRLRKQEERLRKEEERLQKQEKRLWDQEERLWKKEERLQKQEERLALSQNHKLDKQLAEPQCSFEDLEPAASHQNQQLETQLSLVALPGEGDGGEHLDSEEEEAPRPMPNIPEDLESWEATSSFMDLPKEKADGTEQVERLELGFVQPSGATDGMRQSFTVYESQGAVPNTRHQEMEDVIRLAQKEEEMKVKLLELQELVLPLVGNHEGHGKFLIAAQNPADEPTPGAPAPQELGAAGEQDDFYEVSLDNNVEPAPGAAREGSLHDNPTAQQIVQLPPVMQDTQEHPGLPSKPRVPFFYQAAENREINIIIF is encoded by the exons ATGTGGCCCCAACCctacctccctccccaccccatgatATTAGAAGAAACACGACAGAACAAATTGGCAGCAGccaagaaaaag CTAAAAGAATATCAGCAAAGGAAGAGCCCTGGTGTTCCAGCAGgagcaaagacaaaaaagaaaaaaactgacagTAGCCCTGAGACAACCACTTCTGGTGGTTGCCACTCACCTGGGGAC AGCCAGTACCAAGAACTAGCAGTAGCCCTGGAGTCAAGCTCCGTGACAATCAATCAACTCAATGAAAACATAGAATCATTG AAACAGCAGAAGAAACAAGTGGAACATCAGCTGGAAGAA gcaaagaaaacaaacaatgaaatacACAAAGCACAAATGGAGCAGTTAGAG ACAATCAACATCCTCACATTGGAAAAGGCAGACTTGAAGACCACCCTTTACCGTACTAAACGTGCTGCCCGACACTTCGAAG AAGAGTCCAAGGATCTGGCTGGCCGCCTGCAATACTCCTTACAGCGTATTCAAGAATTGGAGCGGGCTCTCTGTGCTGTGTCTACACAGCAGCAGGAAGAGGACAGG TCCTCGAGCTGCAGTGAAGCGGTCCTCCAGCGGCGGTTGCAGCAGACCATAAAGGAGCGGGCGCTGCTGAACACACACGTGACACAG GTGACAGAGTCACTAAAACAAGTCCAGCTAGAGCGAGACGAATACGCTAAACACATAAAAGGAGAGAGGGCCCGGTggcaggagaggatgtggaaaatgtCGGTGGAG GCTCGAACattgaaggaagagaagaagtgcGACATACATCGGATACAGGAGCTGGAGAGGAGCTTGTCTGAACTCAAAAACCAGATGG CTAAGCCCCCATCCCTGGCGCCCCCAGCAGTGACCTCTGTGGTGGAACAGCTACAAGATGAGGCCAAACacctgaggcaggaggtggaAGGTCTGGAGGGAAAGCTCCAATCCCAGGTGGAAAACAATCAGGCCTTGAGTCTCCTTAGCAAGGAACAAAAGCAGAGACTCCAGGAGCAGGAGGAGATGCTCCGAGAGCAGGAGGCGCAGAGAGTGCGGGAGCAGGAGAGACTGTGTGAACAAAACGAGAGGCTTCGGGAGCAGCAGAAGACGCTACAGGAGCAGGGTGAGAGGCTGCGAAAGCAGGAGCAGAGGCTACGCAAGCAGGAGGAGAGGCTgcgaaaggaggaggagaggctgcAAAAGCAGGAAAAGAGGCTGTGGGACCAGGAGGAGAGGCTGTGGAAGAAGGAGGAGAGGCTACAAAAGCAGGAGGAGAGGCTTGCGCTCTCCCAGAACCACAAGCTCGACAAGCAGCTGGCCGAGCCACAGTGCAGCTTCGAGGATCTG GAACCAGCTGCCAGCCACCAGAACCAACAGCTAGAGACCCAGCTAAGCCTCGTGGCTCTCCCTGGAGAAG GAGATGGAGGAGAACATCTGgacagtgaggaggaggaggcgccTCGGCCCATGCCAAACATCCCAGAGGACCTGGAGAGCTGGGAGGCCACG AGCAGCTTTATGGACCTCCCGAAGGAGAAGGCGGACGGGACGGAGCAGGTGGAGAGACTAGAGCTTGGATTCGTCCAGCCCTCTGGAGCGACAGATGGCATGA GACAGTCCTTCACCGTATATGAAAGCCAGGGGGCAGTGCCAAACACGCGGCACCAGGAGATGGAGGATGTCATCAGGCTGgcccagaaggaggaggagatgaaG GTGAAGCTGCTGGAGCTGCAAGAGTTGGTGTTGCCCCTTGTGGGCAACCATGAGGGGCATGGCAAATTCCTCATCGCTGCCCAGAACCCTGCTGATGAGCCCACTCCAGGGGCCCCAGCCCCCCAGGAACTTGGGGCTGCCGGTGAGCAGGATG ATTTTTATGAAGTGAGCCTGGACAACAATGTGGAGCCTGCACCAGGAGCGGCCAGGGAGGGTTCTCTCCATGACAACCCCACTGCACAGCAGATCGTGCAGCTGCCTCCTGTAATGCAGGACACCCAGGAGCACCCAGGCTTGCCCAGCAAACCCCGCGTGCCATTCTTTTACCAGGCAGCCGAGAACAGGGAGATAAACATCATCATCTTCTAA
- the GOLGA6B gene encoding golgin subfamily A member 6B isoform X3, producing MEQLETINILTLEKADLKTTLYRTKRAARHFEEESKDLAGRLQYSLQRIQELERALCAVSTQQQEEDRSSSCSEAVLQRRLQQTIKERALLNTHVTQVTESLKQVQLERDEYAKHIKGERARWQERMWKMSVEARTLKEEKKCDIHRIQELERSLSELKNQMAKPPSLAPPAVTSVVEQLQDEAKHLRQEVEGLEGKLQSQVENNQALSLLSKEQKQRLQEQEEMLREQEAQRVREQERLCEQNERLREQQKTLQEQGERLRKQEQRLRKQEERLRKEEERLQKQEKRLWDQEERLWKKEERLQKQEERLALSQNHKLDKQLAEPQCSFEDLNNEKKSTLQLEQQVKELQEKLDEEPAASHQNQQLETQLSLVALPGEGDGGEHLDSEEEEAPRPMPNIPEDLESWEATSSFMDLPKEKADGTEQVERLELGFVQPSGATDGMRQSFTVYESQGAVPNTRHQEMEDVIRLAQKEEEMKVKLLELQELVLPLVGNHEGHGKFLIAAQNPADEPTPGAPAPQELGAAGEQDDFYEVSLDNNVEPAPGAAREGSLHDNPTAQQIVQLPPVMQDTQEHPGLPSKPRVPFFYQAAENREINIIIF from the exons ATGGAGCAGTTAGAG ACAATCAACATCCTCACATTGGAAAAGGCAGACTTGAAGACCACCCTTTACCGTACTAAACGTGCTGCCCGACACTTCGAAG AAGAGTCCAAGGATCTGGCTGGCCGCCTGCAATACTCCTTACAGCGTATTCAAGAATTGGAGCGGGCTCTCTGTGCTGTGTCTACACAGCAGCAGGAAGAGGACAGG TCCTCGAGCTGCAGTGAAGCGGTCCTCCAGCGGCGGTTGCAGCAGACCATAAAGGAGCGGGCGCTGCTGAACACACACGTGACACAG GTGACAGAGTCACTAAAACAAGTCCAGCTAGAGCGAGACGAATACGCTAAACACATAAAAGGAGAGAGGGCCCGGTggcaggagaggatgtggaaaatgtCGGTGGAG GCTCGAACattgaaggaagagaagaagtgcGACATACATCGGATACAGGAGCTGGAGAGGAGCTTGTCTGAACTCAAAAACCAGATGG CTAAGCCCCCATCCCTGGCGCCCCCAGCAGTGACCTCTGTGGTGGAACAGCTACAAGATGAGGCCAAACacctgaggcaggaggtggaAGGTCTGGAGGGAAAGCTCCAATCCCAGGTGGAAAACAATCAGGCCTTGAGTCTCCTTAGCAAGGAACAAAAGCAGAGACTCCAGGAGCAGGAGGAGATGCTCCGAGAGCAGGAGGCGCAGAGAGTGCGGGAGCAGGAGAGACTGTGTGAACAAAACGAGAGGCTTCGGGAGCAGCAGAAGACGCTACAGGAGCAGGGTGAGAGGCTGCGAAAGCAGGAGCAGAGGCTACGCAAGCAGGAGGAGAGGCTgcgaaaggaggaggagaggctgcAAAAGCAGGAAAAGAGGCTGTGGGACCAGGAGGAGAGGCTGTGGAAGAAGGAGGAGAGGCTACAAAAGCAGGAGGAGAGGCTTGCGCTCTCCCAGAACCACAAGCTCGACAAGCAGCTGGCCGAGCCACAGTGCAGCTTCGAGGATCTG AACAACGAGAAAAAGAGCACACTGCAGCTGGAGCAGCAAGTAAAGGAGCTGCAGGAGAAGCTAGACGAG GAACCAGCTGCCAGCCACCAGAACCAACAGCTAGAGACCCAGCTAAGCCTCGTGGCTCTCCCTGGAGAAG GAGATGGAGGAGAACATCTGgacagtgaggaggaggaggcgccTCGGCCCATGCCAAACATCCCAGAGGACCTGGAGAGCTGGGAGGCCACG AGCAGCTTTATGGACCTCCCGAAGGAGAAGGCGGACGGGACGGAGCAGGTGGAGAGACTAGAGCTTGGATTCGTCCAGCCCTCTGGAGCGACAGATGGCATGA GACAGTCCTTCACCGTATATGAAAGCCAGGGGGCAGTGCCAAACACGCGGCACCAGGAGATGGAGGATGTCATCAGGCTGgcccagaaggaggaggagatgaaG GTGAAGCTGCTGGAGCTGCAAGAGTTGGTGTTGCCCCTTGTGGGCAACCATGAGGGGCATGGCAAATTCCTCATCGCTGCCCAGAACCCTGCTGATGAGCCCACTCCAGGGGCCCCAGCCCCCCAGGAACTTGGGGCTGCCGGTGAGCAGGATG ATTTTTATGAAGTGAGCCTGGACAACAATGTGGAGCCTGCACCAGGAGCGGCCAGGGAGGGTTCTCTCCATGACAACCCCACTGCACAGCAGATCGTGCAGCTGCCTCCTGTAATGCAGGACACCCAGGAGCACCCAGGCTTGCCCAGCAAACCCCGCGTGCCATTCTTTTACCAGGCAGCCGAGAACAGGGAGATAAACATCATCATCTTCTAA